A stretch of Fusobacterium sp. DNA encodes these proteins:
- a CDS encoding amidohydrolase has translation MKFSDIENIIDKHIDEIIVFRRDLHEYPELGGNEIKTSAKVAEQLKKLPLSVRENIGGHGIIADLIGIEKGKTILLRGDMDALPINESNNLSFSSKVPDVMHACGHDVHTSIILGTAIVLSELKNKIKGNIKFMFQPNEESAPIGGSRAMMNDGLLENPKVDEAYALHVFGNPTGTVAFRPGVANSRSDRITIEIKGKSSHGSLPGEGRDAIVTAANVISSIQTIISRNMGPGENAVVTIGKITGGSRYNVVSDYVKLEGTVRTFDTGTAELIKKRLNRIVMDIADAYECIGILDYQDGYDFMFNDLTLSEEVIKSLNPLLGKDNIIIQPNPLPAGEDFSFITKKVPSVFLWLGTETDFNKGKCILHNPEFMADENSIKVGIKVLCKLVLDRLNSLE, from the coding sequence ATGAAATTTTCTGATATAGAAAATATTATAGATAAACATATAGATGAAATAATAGTATTTAGAAGAGATCTACATGAATATCCTGAACTTGGAGGGAATGAAATCAAAACCTCTGCTAAAGTAGCTGAGCAATTAAAAAAATTACCTTTGAGTGTAAGAGAGAATATAGGTGGTCATGGAATAATTGCTGATCTTATTGGAATTGAAAAAGGAAAAACTATTTTATTGAGAGGTGATATGGATGCTCTCCCTATCAATGAAAGCAATAATCTTTCTTTTTCTTCCAAAGTTCCAGATGTGATGCACGCCTGCGGACATGATGTGCATACCTCTATAATTCTTGGTACTGCCATTGTGTTAAGTGAATTAAAAAACAAAATAAAAGGGAATATAAAATTTATGTTTCAGCCAAATGAAGAATCAGCTCCAATTGGTGGTTCTAGAGCTATGATGAATGATGGCCTTTTAGAAAATCCAAAGGTTGATGAAGCTTACGCTCTTCATGTTTTTGGTAACCCTACAGGTACTGTAGCTTTTAGACCTGGAGTAGCAAATTCCAGATCAGATAGAATAACAATAGAAATCAAAGGAAAAAGCAGTCATGGTTCTCTTCCTGGAGAGGGAAGAGATGCTATAGTCACAGCAGCAAATGTTATATCTTCTATTCAAACAATCATCAGCAGAAATATGGGCCCTGGTGAAAATGCCGTGGTTACAATTGGAAAGATAACTGGTGGAAGCAGATACAATGTTGTTTCTGACTATGTAAAATTAGAAGGAACAGTTAGAACTTTTGATACTGGCACTGCTGAGCTTATAAAGAAAAGACTAAATAGAATAGTTATGGATATAGCTGATGCATATGAATGTATAGGAATATTAGACTATCAAGATGGATATGATTTTATGTTCAATGATTTAACTCTTTCTGAAGAAGTTATAAAATCATTAAATCCTTTATTAGGAAAAGATAATATCATTATTCAGCCTAATCCTTTGCCAGCAGGAGAAGATTTTTCATTCATAACTAAAAAAGTTCCTTCTGTTTTTCTATGGCTTGGAACAGAAACTGATTTTAACAAAGGAAAATGTATTCTTCATAATCCTGAATTTATGGCTGATGAAAATTCTATAAAAGTAGGAATAAAAGTTTTATGCAAACTTGTATTAGATAGATTGAATTCTTTGGAATAA
- a CDS encoding autotransporter outer membrane beta-barrel domain-containing protein: MIEKIIKTIKSSNKKRGRNITVGAVVGFLLSCTVMVKADDYLGIKEENGIKFSIDTTSGTDGEWKDGNPYSENTWNETDYINNITLSGTNNISSTIGYGLSLSGDLNDLNFINNASITGTGKSNGWGIFNVSNGIGILTNSGLISGTGASGGYGIANGGSSIESLTNSGLISGIGTKNNSSGYGIYNDSSSSIGTLTNSGLVSAIGTGIGSGSNHDSGSGIFNNSSSIENLTNSGSITGTGYYKSYGISNNNSSSIRNLTNSGLISTTGYNGSGISNADNSRIETLINSGSITGIGNGSGHSYGISNNSSSIESVTNSGSITGTDIASGYGISNNSSSIESVTNSGLILGIGDSIFGYGISNNKSSIESLTNRGLISGTRYTGYGISNADSRIETLTNSGSITGIGNGSGHSYGISNNNSSSIENLTNSGSITGIENDGYGIYNDSSSRIENLINTGVIFGTMNAIKNDGGNINPANNYGLLATKGNSVVDGGITITNYGLYINDIDGKVSIDNNKQSTDPIEITTGHDESGNEIKRAMTIQNAVIQGGSGIGTSTDSFVISGGTNEFDNSILNGKNNTLNVSGSGEIKGSIINAYKTAVKFDTAGGELRLSGTIVNGGADGASETIIGSSNKNILILQSGDIAYSNGTIGTQNTIINGKIDMGDGADTLIVGEGTIINGKINMGTGDDILTIETGSILNGTLDGGADNNDTLNFNSTGTRTSTGGEINILHNISGFESMNISTNITLFETIVDSSGNSTGLKVTDAENITIGENGVLTLRLDSTKIDSSSGIDKIVGHALYGNTGIIKSENGGKLLLALNGAGMTTIISFGNLDLDGSLVTEYEGEYQEDVTFTTTSELHSVKRTSRPKEVEVTAKNNLPTKATAPDDLAYEKLNKIYHSILSVDELGNFNVDNDEKLSTFLGYLNDIYVGNPYSYSSELSRKSTGMFREIVTENQFKANTGKWMIYGGLTHVDGGTKDTYFGKGYYTYDIGSSDMDADTKITGAYMLGEYGVSDTLTSGVVIGGNKLKSDLSNDSKVDGSAMYLGAYAKKYIGNLKVTAGAGFQYGDYDADRLAVNKVASSTGESIVKYSDNYNDMTYDIYLNGRYSNPIGDNLFLEPYATLSYTYVDQDGADEGNKTLAIETDSKSFDYTVGKVGVDLKKVIPHEKGKSTLSAGVSYTRILDGADEEYIIGRFKGGSDFDILVAHKNEHSIGLNAKYALELENGVIFDVKGTYSVERDSHNNSGKNKTKGEWIVGAGLGYKF; this comes from the coding sequence ATGATCGAAAAGATTATAAAGACTATAAAAAGCAGCAACAAAAAGAGAGGAAGAAATATCACAGTAGGAGCAGTAGTAGGATTTTTACTTTCATGTACAGTAATGGTTAAAGCTGATGATTATCTGGGAATAAAAGAAGAGAACGGAATAAAATTCAGTATTGATACAACTAGTGGTACAGATGGAGAATGGAAAGATGGAAATCCATATAGTGAAAATACATGGAATGAAACTGATTATATAAATAATATAACTTTGTCTGGAACAAACAATATTAGTTCTACAATAGGCTATGGATTAAGCTTGAGTGGAGATTTAAATGACTTGAATTTTATAAATAATGCTTCAATAACAGGAACAGGGAAGAGTAATGGTTGGGGAATTTTTAATGTGAGTAATGGAATAGGAATTCTAACAAATAGTGGATTAATATCAGGAACAGGGGCTAGTGGTGGTTATGGAATTGCTAATGGGGGTAGCAGTATAGAAAGCCTAACAAATAGTGGGTTAATATCAGGAATAGGAACAAAGAATAATAGTTCTGGTTATGGAATTTATAATGATAGTAGTAGCAGTATAGGAACCCTAACAAACAGCGGATTAGTATCAGCAATAGGAACAGGTATTGGTTCTGGTTCTAATCATGATTCTGGTTCTGGAATTTTTAATAATAGTAGCAGTATAGAAAACTTAACAAACAGTGGATCAATAACAGGAACAGGGTATTATAAAAGTTATGGAATTTCTAATAATAATAGTAGTAGTATAAGAAACCTAACAAATAGTGGATTAATATCAACAACAGGATATAATGGTTCTGGGATTTCTAATGCAGATAATAGTAGAATAGAAACTCTAATAAACAGTGGATCAATAACAGGAATAGGGAATGGTTCTGGTCATTCTTATGGAATTTCTAATAATAGTAGTAGTATAGAAAGCGTAACAAACAGTGGATCAATAACAGGAACAGATATTGCTTCTGGTTATGGAATTTCTAATAATAGTAGCAGTATAGAAAGCGTAACAAATAGTGGATTAATATTGGGAATAGGGGATAGTATTTTTGGTTATGGAATTTCTAATAATAAGAGCAGTATAGAAAGCCTAACAAATAGAGGATTAATATCAGGAACACGATATACTGGTTATGGAATTTCTAATGCAGATAGTAGAATAGAAACTCTAACAAACAGTGGATCAATAACAGGAATAGGGAATGGTTCTGGTCATTCTTATGGAATTTCTAATAATAATAGTAGCAGTATAGAAAATCTAACAAATAGTGGATCAATAACAGGAATAGAGAATGATGGTTATGGAATTTATAATGATAGTAGTAGCAGAATAGAAAATCTAATAAATACAGGAGTTATATTTGGAACTATGAATGCTATAAAAAATGATGGAGGAAATATAAATCCAGCAAATAATTATGGACTACTAGCAACGAAAGGAAATTCAGTAGTAGATGGTGGGATAACAATAACAAATTATGGACTGTATATCAATGATATAGATGGAAAGGTAAGTATTGATAATAATAAACAGAGTACAGATCCAATAGAAATAACAACAGGACATGACGAAAGTGGAAATGAAATAAAAAGAGCAATGACTATACAAAATGCTGTTATACAAGGTGGTTCAGGGATAGGAACATCAACAGATAGTTTTGTAATTTCTGGAGGAACTAATGAATTTGACAATTCAATACTAAATGGAAAGAATAATACATTGAATGTTTCAGGTTCAGGAGAAATAAAAGGCTCTATAATTAATGCCTATAAAACAGCAGTAAAATTTGATACAGCAGGTGGAGAATTAAGACTATCAGGAACAATAGTAAATGGCGGAGCAGATGGAGCAAGTGAAACAATAATAGGAAGCAGTAATAAAAATATACTAATACTTCAATCTGGAGATATTGCATATTCAAATGGGACAATAGGCACTCAAAATACTATAATTAATGGAAAAATAGATATGGGAGATGGAGCTGATACTCTCATAGTAGGAGAAGGGACAATAATCAACGGAAAAATAAATATGGGGACTGGAGATGATATACTTACAATAGAAACTGGAAGTATTCTCAATGGAACTCTTGATGGTGGCGCAGATAATAATGATACTCTTAATTTTAATTCAACAGGAACAAGAACTTCAACTGGTGGAGAAATAAATATTCTTCATAATATCTCTGGCTTTGAAAGTATGAATATAAGCACAAATATAACTCTATTTGAAACAATAGTTGACAGCAGTGGAAATTCTACAGGCTTAAAAGTGACAGATGCAGAAAATATAACAATAGGTGAAAATGGAGTACTTACTCTAAGACTAGATTCAACTAAAATAGATAGTTCAAGTGGAATAGATAAAATTGTAGGTCATGCACTATATGGAAATACAGGAATAATAAAATCTGAAAATGGAGGAAAACTTCTTCTTGCTCTAAATGGAGCTGGAATGACTACTATAATATCTTTTGGAAATCTTGATCTAGATGGAAGTTTGGTAACAGAATATGAAGGAGAATATCAAGAAGATGTAACTTTTACAACAACATCAGAACTTCATTCTGTGAAGAGAACATCTAGGCCTAAAGAAGTGGAAGTTACAGCTAAAAATAATCTTCCAACTAAAGCAACAGCTCCTGATGATTTAGCCTATGAAAAATTAAATAAAATATATCATAGTATTCTTTCAGTAGATGAATTAGGAAACTTTAATGTAGATAATGATGAAAAGCTGTCAACATTCTTAGGATATTTGAATGATATCTATGTAGGAAATCCATATTCATACTCTAGTGAACTTTCAAGAAAATCAACAGGAATGTTCAGAGAAATAGTGACAGAGAACCAATTTAAAGCTAACACAGGAAAATGGATGATATATGGTGGACTTACTCATGTAGATGGAGGAACTAAAGATACATACTTTGGAAAAGGATATTATACTTATGACATAGGAAGTTCTGACATGGATGCAGATACTAAGATAACTGGAGCATATATGCTCGGAGAATATGGAGTATCTGATACACTTACTTCTGGGGTAGTAATTGGAGGAAATAAATTAAAATCTGACTTGTCTAACGACTCAAAAGTAGATGGAAGTGCAATGTATTTAGGAGCTTATGCTAAGAAATATATTGGAAATCTAAAAGTAACAGCAGGAGCAGGATTCCAGTATGGAGACTATGACGCAGACAGACTGGCAGTAAACAAGGTAGCTTCAAGCACAGGAGAATCAATAGTGAAATATTCAGACAATTACAATGATATGACATATGATATTTATCTGAATGGAAGATATTCTAATCCAATAGGAGATAATTTATTCTTAGAACCATATGCAACTCTGTCATATACATATGTAGACCAAGATGGAGCAGATGAAGGAAATAAGACACTAGCTATTGAAACTGATTCTAAATCATTTGATTATACAGTAGGAAAAGTGGGAGTAGATTTGAAAAAAGTAATTCCTCATGAAAAAGGAAAGAGTACACTTTCAGCAGGAGTCAGCTATACAAGAATATTAGATGGGGCAGATGAGGAATATATCATAGGAAGATTTAAAGGTGGAAGCGATTTTGATATTCTTGTAGCTCACAAAAATGAGCATAGTATAGGACTTAATGCTAAATATGCGCTGGAATTAGAAAATGGAGTAATATTTGATGTAAAAGGAACTTATTCTGTAGAAAGAGATTCTCATAATAATTCTGGAAAGAATAAGACTAAAGGAGAATGGATAGTAGGAGCAGGATTAGGTTACAAGTTTTAA
- a CDS encoding urea carboxylase-associated family protein translates to MGKEYIIPACSGIKIDVKQDQSITVIDIEGGQVVDFFAEVNGNANEFLSTGVTIDCNESLKLNIGDIIYTNLYHPMMQVLSDDVGEHDLLHPCCRTEMYDFFYHNGEEHPNCFDNINKALEKQHVIITPVNLFMHTKINANGKISVEEPISKAGDKIILKALMDITLGVAACSVSESKCNSGKCSPIKIIID, encoded by the coding sequence ATGGGTAAAGAGTATATAATTCCAGCCTGTTCTGGAATAAAAATTGATGTTAAACAAGATCAAAGTATTACAGTAATTGATATTGAAGGTGGTCAAGTAGTAGATTTTTTTGCTGAAGTGAATGGAAATGCAAATGAATTTCTTTCAACTGGAGTAACAATTGACTGTAACGAATCTTTGAAATTGAATATTGGAGATATTATCTATACAAACCTATACCATCCCATGATGCAGGTGCTTTCTGATGATGTTGGAGAACACGATCTGCTCCATCCATGTTGCAGAACTGAAATGTATGACTTCTTTTATCATAATGGTGAAGAACACCCAAACTGCTTTGATAATATCAATAAGGCTCTTGAAAAACAACATGTTATCATTACACCTGTCAACTTGTTCATGCATACAAAAATCAATGCCAATGGTAAAATCTCAGTAGAAGAACCTATTTCCAAAGCAGGTGATAAAATTATATTAAAAGCACTAATGGATATTACACTAGGAGTTGCTGCTTGTAGCGTTTCTGAAAGTAAATGCAACAGTGGAAAGTGTTCTCCTATCAAAATTATTATTGATTAA
- a CDS encoding AAA family ATPase, translated as MGTGIIICGLNGAGKSTLGKNLAKKLNFYFIDDEDLYFPKIDTHYIYTSSRTREEVETLFLSEIKTHKNFVFASGKADYEESIYQFFQYAILIDVPKDIRIQRVKQRSLEKFGNRMLPGGDLYEQEKSFLNFVKSRTENVVKEWVESLNCTIIRIDGIKSVEENIKCIIEQMQN; from the coding sequence ATGGGAACAGGAATTATTATATGTGGTTTAAATGGTGCTGGAAAGAGTACACTGGGAAAAAATTTAGCAAAAAAATTGAATTTCTATTTTATTGATGATGAAGATTTATATTTTCCCAAAATAGATACTCATTATATCTATACTTCTTCACGTACTCGTGAAGAAGTTGAAACACTTTTTTTAAGTGAAATTAAAACACATAAAAATTTTGTCTTTGCATCTGGAAAGGCAGATTATGAAGAATCTATTTATCAATTTTTTCAATATGCTATACTGATTGATGTTCCAAAGGATATTCGGATACAAAGAGTTAAACAACGTTCTTTAGAAAAATTTGGCAATAGAATGTTGCCAGGTGGAGATTTATATGAACAGGAGAAGAGTTTCTTAAATTTTGTTAAATCTAGAACTGAGAATGTTGTTAAAGAATGGGTAGAATCTTTAAATTGTACTATCATACGAATAGATGGAATAAAGAGTGTTGAGGAAAATATAAAATGTATCATAGAGCAAATGCAGAATTAA
- a CDS encoding AbrB family transcriptional regulator — translation MWFFITFFVGLIGAGIALKYKVPAGAMIGSLFAVAVFSIVTGKAYLPQSYKVIAQISTGAFIGARIKYNDIVELKKVLKPAVIMVILMALINFVMGYFLYKSSDMDMKTALFCTASGGIMDMTLIAYDFGADTSKVAVMQMMRLVSVMCLIPVLIKGVIRYYKSKSPTDNIDPIKISEEKISKNEKEKVPFMIDLKKIVITMVIGTISGFIGYFAGIPAGAMSISMAGTAAYNIKTNKAFMPIKLRQFIQVLGGALIGAKITMGDLLGLKTIAIPVIIVISGFCLMNLILGIMVYKISDFNIPTSMFSAAPGGISDIAIIAGELGADTPKVAVMQFIRLVCVIAFYPILIKIIVQYF, via the coding sequence TTGTGGTTTTTTATTACTTTTTTTGTTGGATTAATTGGAGCTGGAATTGCCTTAAAATACAAAGTTCCTGCTGGAGCTATGATAGGTTCTCTATTTGCAGTTGCTGTTTTCAGCATTGTTACAGGAAAAGCTTATCTTCCTCAGAGTTATAAAGTTATTGCTCAAATATCCACTGGTGCATTTATAGGTGCTCGTATAAAATACAATGACATTGTTGAGCTGAAAAAAGTTCTTAAACCTGCTGTTATAATGGTAATTCTCATGGCTTTAATCAATTTTGTGATGGGATACTTCCTTTATAAATCATCTGATATGGATATGAAAACAGCTCTTTTCTGTACTGCTTCTGGGGGAATAATGGATATGACTCTTATAGCTTATGATTTTGGAGCTGATACATCTAAAGTAGCTGTTATGCAGATGATGCGTCTGGTTTCTGTTATGTGCCTTATTCCAGTTCTTATAAAGGGAGTTATCAGATATTACAAGTCTAAATCTCCTACTGATAATATTGATCCAATAAAAATATCTGAAGAAAAAATTAGCAAGAATGAAAAAGAAAAAGTCCCTTTTATGATAGATTTGAAAAAAATAGTTATAACAATGGTGATTGGAACTATCTCTGGTTTTATTGGATATTTTGCTGGTATTCCTGCTGGTGCTATGAGTATATCTATGGCTGGAACAGCGGCATATAATATAAAAACTAATAAAGCTTTTATGCCTATAAAACTAAGACAGTTTATTCAAGTGCTGGGAGGAGCTTTAATAGGTGCTAAAATAACTATGGGAGACCTTCTTGGGCTGAAAACAATTGCAATTCCTGTTATTATAGTTATCAGTGGCTTCTGTCTTATGAATCTTATTCTTGGTATAATGGTATACAAAATAAGTGATTTCAATATTCCTACATCTATGTTTTCTGCTGCTCCTGGAGGAATATCTGACATAGCTATTATAGCTGGTGAATTAGGTGCTGATACTCCTAAAGTAGCTGTTATGCAGTTCATAAGATTAGTATGTGTAATAGCTTTTTACCCTATTTTAATCAAAATAATAGTGCAATATTTTTAA
- a CDS encoding DMT family transporter, translating to MQKKTVCKIALVCVAATWGGGFPITKIALDSGMAPNAIMSLRFLIASLLIFLFLFIKKVKITKDEMKLGLGAGLILGTAFSLQTVGLMHTTSSKNAFITGAYVVCVPFMLWMLTKKRPKWITYLSSIICFTGIGFLSLDGDLSMNYGDVLTLICAFFFALQISVIGAKIGNMNPIVINAFQMFSGGLLTLLLNITYENFSIVTTKLTSAQIMAVGFLIIFNTLIAYLVQTTAQKYVESSTASLILSTEILFGAITSVILLGDPVTIKTVLGGLLIFASVVISETEFKFFTKKYIES from the coding sequence GTGCAGAAAAAGACTGTATGTAAAATTGCGTTGGTGTGTGTAGCAGCAACTTGGGGTGGAGGTTTTCCTATAACAAAAATAGCATTAGATAGTGGGATGGCACCAAATGCTATTATGAGTTTAAGATTTTTAATAGCTTCCCTCTTAATATTTTTATTCCTTTTTATAAAAAAAGTGAAGATAACAAAAGATGAAATGAAACTTGGGCTGGGAGCTGGATTAATATTAGGAACTGCTTTCTCATTACAGACAGTAGGACTTATGCATACAACTTCATCAAAAAATGCTTTTATAACTGGAGCTTATGTTGTATGTGTGCCATTTATGCTGTGGATGCTTACTAAAAAAAGACCTAAATGGATAACTTATTTATCTTCTATAATATGTTTTACAGGAATAGGCTTTCTATCTTTAGATGGAGATTTATCAATGAATTATGGAGATGTACTGACATTGATATGTGCTTTTTTCTTTGCTCTTCAAATATCTGTAATAGGAGCTAAAATAGGTAATATGAATCCAATAGTTATAAATGCTTTTCAAATGTTTAGTGGAGGATTACTTACGCTTCTGTTGAATATAACTTATGAAAACTTTTCTATTGTTACTACAAAACTTACAAGTGCGCAGATAATGGCAGTGGGATTTTTAATAATATTCAATACCTTAATTGCATATCTAGTTCAAACAACAGCTCAGAAATATGTTGAGTCTTCAACAGCATCTCTCATATTATCTACTGAGATACTTTTTGGAGCAATAACTTCTGTTATTCTTTTAGGAGATCCAGTAACAATAAAAACTGTTTTGGGAGGTCTGCTGATATTTGCATCAGTAGTTATATCAGAAACAGAATTCAAATTTTTTACTAAAAAGTATATAGAAAGTTAA
- a CDS encoding MBL fold metallo-hydrolase has protein sequence MSVIVKFLGTAQDGGIPQIGCKCEMCSDIKAGKRKEILQAAIGIENTETGNRYMIEATPSFSKQYQSFIADKNGKLDGIFLTHAHMGHYTGLMYLGKEALNSKEIKVYVSRKMAEFLKNNAPWSQLVKLKNIELVEFENGKELVLDNDIRIIPVEVPHRNEFADTHGFIVKGKKSFFFVPDIDSWEGFENQLNDIFKQCDYLAVDATFYTKEEIGNLRGRNFKEIPHPTVEETIKFIEKNKWNLKDKKVILTHFNHTNLLFTDKELKEKVEKIGIVISEDEMEITL, from the coding sequence ATGAGTGTAATAGTAAAATTCTTGGGTACAGCACAAGATGGGGGAATACCACAAATTGGATGTAAATGTGAAATGTGCAGTGATATAAAGGCAGGAAAAAGAAAAGAAATACTTCAGGCAGCAATTGGGATAGAAAATACTGAAACAGGAAATAGATATATGATAGAGGCAACACCTAGTTTTTCTAAACAATATCAAAGTTTTATAGCAGATAAAAATGGAAAGCTAGATGGAATATTTTTGACACATGCACATATGGGGCATTATACAGGATTAATGTATTTAGGAAAAGAAGCTCTCAATTCAAAAGAAATAAAAGTATATGTGAGCAGAAAAATGGCGGAGTTTTTAAAAAATAATGCTCCATGGAGTCAACTAGTAAAACTTAAAAACATAGAATTGGTAGAATTTGAAAATGGAAAAGAATTAGTTTTAGATAATGATATAAGAATAATTCCAGTGGAAGTTCCTCATAGAAATGAGTTTGCAGATACACATGGTTTTATAGTAAAAGGAAAGAAAAGTTTTTTCTTTGTCCCTGATATAGATAGTTGGGAAGGTTTTGAAAATCAACTAAATGATATTTTTAAACAATGTGATTATTTAGCAGTAGATGCTACTTTTTATACAAAGGAAGAAATTGGAAACTTAAGAGGAAGAAACTTTAAAGAAATTCCTCACCCTACTGTAGAGGAAACAATAAAATTTATAGAGAAAAATAAATGGAATTTAAAAGATAAAAAAGTTATATTAACTCATTTTAATCACACTAATCTTTTATTTACAGATAAAGAATTAAAAGAAAAAGTGGAAAAAATAGGAATAGTAATATCTGAAGATGAAATGGAAATCACTCTTTAA
- a CDS encoding YjjG family noncanonical pyrimidine nucleotidase, translated as MKFDLILFDIDGTLLDFDLAEKNALAETLKEYNFDCNNEILNRYHEINIFYWRQLEKGLIDKKQLAYKRYEQLFSEYKIETDIDIFNFKYRDKLKEGAYLLNNAMEICKELHANKVKIGVASNGGNDIQIRRIKKTGLDKYLDYMFVSEEIGYNKPHKEYFEYIFQKIENIPKEKIIIIGDSLTADIQGGKNAGIITCWYNPNSEIGIENIKPDYEIKDLLELRQLIGIA; from the coding sequence ATGAAATTTGATCTGATATTATTTGATATAGATGGAACACTTCTTGATTTTGATTTAGCTGAAAAGAATGCACTGGCAGAAACATTAAAAGAGTATAATTTTGACTGCAACAATGAAATTTTAAATAGATATCATGAAATAAACATTTTTTATTGGAGGCAGTTGGAAAAAGGGCTTATTGATAAAAAGCAACTGGCGTATAAAAGATATGAACAGCTTTTTTCAGAATATAAAATAGAAACTGATATAGATATATTTAATTTTAAATATAGAGATAAGCTGAAAGAAGGAGCATATCTTTTGAATAATGCTATGGAAATATGTAAAGAGCTTCATGCAAATAAAGTAAAAATAGGAGTAGCTTCTAATGGGGGAAATGATATTCAAATAAGAAGAATAAAAAAAACTGGATTAGATAAATATTTGGACTATATGTTTGTATCAGAAGAAATTGGGTATAACAAACCTCATAAAGAATATTTTGAATATATATTTCAAAAAATAGAAAATATACCAAAAGAGAAAATAATAATAATAGGAGACTCCCTTACTGCTGATATACAAGGTGGTAAAAATGCTGGAATAATAACATGCTGGTATAATCCAAATAGTGAAATTGGTATAGAAAATATAAAACCTGATTATGAAATAAAAGACCTTTTAGAATTAAGACAATTAATTGGGATAGCTTAA
- a CDS encoding homoserine kinase: protein MAVYTVLDIEDITTILAKYNLIPLQYEGIKDGILNTNYLISTAKGKFVLRVLEGHRSYEAEKEELDFLLELNTIIPCSVPYSTTDGEVLIKYNGKMISLFYFIEGEKLTEINEHFLSEIGILLGKMHLFSKNKKLNRKTRIDEKYYFSKIDMQQISITKEEKKILLSLYDKISMIDFSSLPCGIIHNDIFPDNILIKDGAISGVIDFNDSTYAPFIFDLGIVINYWIRINNFSPETENRYIKIFLNSYESIRKLSAAEKSLLNMGILKMALAFIFLRINKFSVEDNQNILIEDKTYYELFPLLKYYHNIEL from the coding sequence ATGGCTGTTTATACAGTTCTTGATATAGAGGATATTACCACTATTTTAGCTAAATATAATCTTATTCCTTTACAATATGAGGGAATAAAAGATGGAATACTTAATACTAACTACCTTATTTCCACTGCAAAAGGAAAATTTGTATTGAGAGTTTTAGAGGGGCATCGCAGTTATGAAGCCGAAAAAGAAGAATTAGATTTTCTTTTGGAATTAAATACAATAATTCCTTGCTCTGTTCCCTACAGTACCACAGATGGTGAAGTATTGATAAAGTATAACGGAAAAATGATAAGCCTTTTTTATTTTATTGAAGGTGAGAAACTTACTGAAATAAATGAACATTTTTTATCTGAAATTGGAATATTACTAGGTAAGATGCATCTTTTTTCTAAAAATAAAAAATTGAACAGGAAAACAAGAATAGATGAAAAGTACTACTTTTCAAAAATAGACATGCAGCAGATTTCTATAACAAAAGAAGAGAAAAAAATTCTTTTATCTCTATATGACAAAATTTCTATGATAGATTTTTCTTCTCTTCCCTGTGGTATAATCCATAATGATATTTTTCCAGACAATATTCTCATAAAAGATGGAGCTATTTCTGGAGTTATTGACTTTAATGATTCTACTTATGCTCCCTTTATTTTTGATCTTGGAATAGTTATAAATTACTGGATAAGAATAAATAATTTTTCACCAGAAACTGAAAATAGATATATTAAAATATTTTTAAACTCTTATGAAAGTATCAGAAAACTTTCTGCAGCAGAAAAATCTCTTTTAAATATGGGAATATTAAAAATGGCTCTTGCCTTTATTTTTCTGAGAATAAATAAATTCTCTGTAGAAGATAATCAAAATATTTTAATAGAAGATAAAACTTATTATGAACTTTTTCCATTATTAAAATACTATCATAATATAGAATTATAG